Proteins encoded by one window of Xyrauchen texanus isolate HMW12.3.18 chromosome 24, RBS_HiC_50CHRs, whole genome shotgun sequence:
- the LOC127617482 gene encoding kinesin light chain 4-like: MHAEEREEMSKGKQRDTPYGEYGGWYKACKVNSPTVNTTLRNLGALYRRQGKMEAAETLEECAMRSRKQGLDPVHQSRVVEILKEGDVASAVETVCPV, from the exons ATGCACGCGGAGGAGAGAGAAGAGATGAGCAAG GGGAAACAAAGAGACACTCCCTACGGAGAATATGGAGGCTGGTACAAAGCCTGCAAAGTCAACAG TCCGACTGTAAACACGACTCTGAGGAATCTGGGTGCTCTGTACCGCAGACAGGGGAAGATGGAGGCTGCCGAGACACTGGAGGAATGTGCCATGAGATCCAGAAAACAG ggtcTGGATCCCGTGCATCAGTCTCGTGTTGTGGAGATCCTGAAGGAGGGTGACGTGGCCAGCGCAGTCGAGACAGTCTGTCCAGTGTAA